A single region of the Variovorax paradoxus genome encodes:
- a CDS encoding carbohydrate ABC transporter permease — MNERRFRKRSIFLLLYILFALLPIYWMVNMSFKTNGEILSSFSFFPQQFTWANYTRIFTDASWYSGYINSLIYVGINTVISLTVALPAAYAFSRYSFLGDKHVFFWLLTNRMTPPAVFLLPFFQLYSTVGLMDTHLGVALAHLLFNVPLAVWILEGFMSGIPREIDETAYIDGYSFPKFFVRIFLPLIKAGVGVAAFFCFMFSWVELLLARTLTSVNAKPIVATMTRTVSASGMDWATLAAAGVLTIVPGAIVIWFVRHYIAKGFAMGRV; from the coding sequence ATGAACGAGCGCAGATTCCGCAAGCGCAGCATCTTCCTGCTGCTCTATATTCTTTTTGCGCTGTTGCCCATCTACTGGATGGTCAACATGAGCTTCAAGACGAACGGCGAAATCCTTTCGAGCTTTTCGTTTTTTCCGCAGCAGTTCACCTGGGCCAACTACACGCGCATCTTCACCGACGCGTCGTGGTACTCGGGCTACATCAACAGCCTGATCTACGTGGGCATCAACACGGTGATCTCGCTCACCGTGGCGCTGCCGGCGGCCTATGCGTTCTCGCGCTACTCGTTCCTGGGCGACAAGCATGTGTTCTTCTGGCTGTTGACCAACCGCATGACGCCGCCCGCGGTGTTCCTGCTGCCGTTCTTTCAGCTCTACAGCACCGTGGGCCTGATGGACACGCACCTGGGCGTGGCGCTCGCGCACCTGCTGTTCAACGTGCCGCTCGCGGTGTGGATTCTCGAAGGCTTCATGAGCGGCATTCCGCGCGAGATCGACGAAACCGCCTACATCGACGGCTACAGCTTTCCGAAGTTCTTCGTCCGCATTTTCCTGCCGCTGATCAAGGCCGGCGTGGGCGTGGCGGCTTTCTTCTGCTTCATGTTCAGCTGGGTCGAGTTGCTGCTGGCGCGCACGCTCACCAGCGTCAACGCCAAGCCGATCGTCGCGACCATGACGCGCACGGTGAGCGCCTCGGGCATGGACTGGGCTACGCTTGCGGCCGCCGGCGTGCTCACCATCGTGCCGGGCGCGATCGTGATCTGGTTCGTGCGGCACTACATCGCCAAGGGCTTTGCGATGGGGAGAGTCTGA
- a CDS encoding dialkylrecorsinol condensing enzyme, which produces MTSSISSPAARHKRVLVIHYSQTGQLGSVAEQIVAPLKADPGISVHVETLRPLADFPFPWPFLTFFDAFPESAHLKPPPLAPLSLRGDEDFDLVILPYQVWFLAPSQPIVAFLKHPLAAQLLRGKPVVTVIACRNMWLLAHEKLKGLLDAVGARLIDNVVLTDPGPTLATFFTTPAWLIWGRKRGFWGMPDAGLSQGQIRGAGRFGRALQGALHSDLERGTQPLLSGLGAVRADAKLLISEKAGTRSFFLWGKLIMAAGRPGAWQRKPLLLLYVAFLLVLIVTVVPVSLTLQALLRPLFKGWLTKMTAHFERPSGSATDRSPRYDD; this is translated from the coding sequence GTGACCTCAAGCATTTCCAGCCCCGCCGCGCGCCACAAACGTGTCCTGGTGATTCACTATTCGCAGACCGGCCAGCTCGGCAGCGTCGCCGAGCAGATCGTCGCGCCTCTCAAGGCCGATCCAGGGATCTCCGTGCATGTCGAAACGCTGCGCCCGCTGGCGGATTTTCCGTTTCCCTGGCCGTTCCTGACCTTCTTCGACGCCTTTCCCGAGTCGGCGCACCTGAAGCCGCCGCCGCTGGCGCCGCTCTCGCTCAGGGGCGACGAGGACTTCGACCTTGTCATCCTCCCGTACCAGGTCTGGTTCCTGGCGCCGTCGCAGCCGATCGTCGCCTTCCTGAAGCATCCGCTGGCAGCGCAGCTGCTGCGGGGCAAGCCTGTTGTCACTGTGATCGCCTGCCGCAACATGTGGCTGCTGGCGCATGAAAAGCTCAAGGGCCTGCTCGACGCCGTGGGTGCGCGTCTGATCGACAACGTGGTGCTGACCGACCCCGGGCCGACGCTTGCCACCTTCTTCACCACGCCGGCCTGGCTGATCTGGGGCCGCAAGCGCGGCTTTTGGGGCATGCCCGACGCCGGTCTCAGCCAAGGGCAGATTCGCGGTGCCGGCCGTTTTGGCCGTGCGCTGCAGGGGGCGCTTCACAGCGATCTCGAACGCGGAACGCAGCCGCTGCTCTCGGGGCTGGGGGCCGTGCGGGCCGATGCAAAGCTCCTGATCAGCGAAAAAGCCGGCACCCGCAGCTTTTTTCTCTGGGGCAAGCTGATCATGGCCGCGGGGCGGCCGGGCGCGTGGCAGCGCAAGCCGCTGCTGTTGCTGTACGTGGCCTTCCTCCTCGTGCTCATTGTCACGGTCGTGCCTGTGAGCTTGACGCTCCAGGCGCTGCTGAGGCCGTTGTTCAAGGGGTGGCTGACTAAAATGACGGCTCATTTCGAGCGCCCGTCGGGCTCGGCCACGGACCGTTCTCCCCGCTATGACGACTGA
- a CDS encoding ABC transporter ATP-binding protein: MQLTLERVTKKVGAQTWLYEQNIAPRSGAVTVLLGATQAGKTSLMRLMAGLDTPTTGKVLVDGKDVTGMPVRERNVAMVYQQFINYPSLKVADNIASPLKLRGEKNVDTRVRELADKLHIGMFLDRYPAELSGGQQQRVALARALAKNAPLMLLDEPLVNLDYKLREGLREELTQLFASGDSTVIYATTEPGEALLLGGYTAVMDAGELLQYGPTAEVFHAPQSLRVARAFSDPPMNLLPGTASAGRVQLAGGPALALAVPENVSGAVTVGLRASALNVGAGEGDIGLPGKVELAEISGSDTFVHVHTAVGELVAQLTGVHRFELGASITLYFSPSQAYVFDAGEKLALAPAWRKGN; this comes from the coding sequence ATGCAATTGACTCTGGAGCGCGTCACCAAGAAGGTCGGCGCGCAAACATGGCTCTACGAGCAGAACATCGCCCCGCGAAGCGGCGCGGTCACCGTGCTGCTGGGTGCCACGCAGGCCGGCAAGACCAGCCTGATGCGGCTCATGGCGGGGCTCGACACGCCGACCACCGGCAAGGTCCTGGTCGACGGCAAGGACGTGACCGGCATGCCGGTGCGCGAACGCAACGTGGCCATGGTGTACCAGCAGTTCATCAACTATCCGTCGCTCAAGGTGGCCGACAACATCGCCTCGCCGCTCAAGCTGCGCGGGGAGAAGAACGTCGACACCCGGGTGCGCGAGCTGGCGGACAAGCTGCACATCGGCATGTTCCTCGACCGCTATCCGGCCGAGCTTTCGGGCGGGCAGCAGCAGCGCGTGGCGCTGGCGCGCGCGCTCGCCAAGAACGCGCCGCTCATGCTGCTGGACGAGCCGCTGGTCAACCTCGACTACAAGCTGCGCGAAGGCCTGCGCGAAGAGCTGACGCAGCTGTTCGCAAGCGGGGACTCCACCGTGATCTATGCAACCACCGAGCCCGGCGAGGCGCTCCTGCTCGGCGGCTACACGGCCGTGATGGACGCCGGCGAGCTGCTGCAGTACGGCCCCACGGCCGAGGTGTTCCATGCGCCGCAGTCGCTGCGCGTGGCGCGCGCCTTCAGCGATCCGCCGATGAACCTGCTGCCCGGCACTGCATCGGCGGGCCGCGTGCAGCTCGCGGGTGGCCCCGCGCTGGCGCTCGCCGTGCCTGAAAACGTGTCGGGCGCGGTCACTGTCGGCCTGCGCGCAAGCGCGCTCAATGTGGGGGCGGGGGAGGGCGACATCGGCCTGCCCGGCAAGGTGGAGCTGGCCGAGATTTCCGGCTCCGACACCTTCGTTCACGTCCATACCGCGGTCGGCGAACTGGTGGCGCAGCTCACCGGCGTGCACCGCTTCGAATTGGGCGCCTCGATCACGCTGTACTTCAGCCCCTCGCAAGCCTATGTGTTCGATGCCGGCGAAAAGCTGGCGCTCGCGCCGGCATGGCGCAAAGGAAACTGA
- a CDS encoding ABC transporter ATP-binding protein codes for MARIDLDLAHAYRPNPTQDSDYALLPLQMSFRDGGAYALLGPSGCGKTTMLNIISGLLVPSQGTVKFDGRDMTRATPQERNIAQVFQFPVIYDTMTVAENLAFPLRNRKVPEDQIKKRVGEIAEMLDMSGQLNQRAAGLAADAKQKISLGRGLVRSDVSAVLFDEPLTVIDPHLKWQLRRKLKQIHRELKLTLIYVTHDQVEALTFAEEVVVMTRGKAVQVGSAEALFERPAHTFVGHFIGSPGMNFLSAKNANGALEVAGTPLVPTRQLPEGSIKLGIRPEYLRVVEARAQGAVPATVTQVQDVGTHAMLSADAGGTALKARLHADAPLPAVGETVWLRVLDTHTCYYRDEELVA; via the coding sequence ATGGCCCGCATCGACCTGGACCTGGCCCACGCCTACCGCCCCAATCCCACGCAGGACAGCGACTACGCGCTGCTGCCGCTGCAGATGAGCTTTCGCGACGGCGGCGCCTATGCCTTGCTCGGCCCCTCGGGCTGCGGCAAAACCACCATGCTGAACATCATCTCGGGCCTCTTGGTGCCTTCGCAGGGCACCGTGAAGTTCGACGGCCGCGACATGACGCGCGCCACGCCGCAGGAACGCAACATTGCGCAGGTGTTCCAGTTTCCGGTGATCTACGACACCATGACGGTGGCCGAGAACCTCGCATTCCCGCTGCGCAACCGCAAGGTGCCTGAAGACCAGATCAAGAAGCGCGTGGGCGAGATTGCCGAAATGCTCGACATGAGCGGCCAGCTCAACCAGCGCGCGGCGGGTCTCGCGGCCGATGCCAAGCAGAAGATCTCGCTCGGCCGCGGGCTGGTGCGCAGCGACGTTTCGGCCGTGTTGTTCGATGAACCCCTGACGGTGATCGACCCGCACCTGAAGTGGCAGCTGCGGCGCAAGCTCAAGCAGATTCACCGCGAGCTCAAGCTCACGCTCATCTACGTGACGCACGACCAGGTCGAGGCGCTCACCTTTGCCGAAGAGGTGGTGGTCATGACGCGCGGCAAGGCCGTGCAGGTGGGCAGCGCCGAGGCATTGTTCGAGCGGCCGGCCCACACCTTCGTCGGCCACTTCATCGGCTCGCCCGGCATGAATTTCCTGTCGGCGAAAAATGCCAACGGCGCGCTCGAAGTGGCAGGCACGCCGCTGGTGCCGACGCGCCAGTTGCCCGAGGGCTCGATCAAGCTGGGCATCCGGCCCGAATACCTGCGCGTGGTCGAAGCGCGCGCGCAGGGCGCCGTGCCCGCCACCGTCACGCAGGTGCAGGACGTGGGCACCCATGCCATGCTGAGCGCCGACGCCGGCGGCACCGCGCTCAAGGCTCGCCTGCATGCCGATGCGCCGCTGCCCGCCGTAGGCGAGACCGTGTGGCTGCGCGTGCTGGACACCCACACCTGCTATTACCGCGACGAGGAGCTGGTTGCATGA
- a CDS encoding beta-ketoacyl-ACP synthase III — MTTDVFLTRTAAFLPFSPVSNEDIEDVLGRIGGKASRARRLILRSNGIQSRHYAIDRATGQLAMSNAQLTASAIRALGSDIGPVDCLVTGTSLPDQLMPNHAVMVHGELGWPRLEVVACAGICLAGTTALKHAWLSVRSGDARRAVATGSELASAVMRGSRFEAELEHKLQALEERPEIAFEKDFLRWMLSDGAGAVLLEREPRGPLSLRVEWIDLSSAAHELPVCMYAGADKNTEGGLDGWARTAPEDWQRESTFAVKQDVRLLNENIVRATLGEPLVAIIEKRGLRAADVDWFLPHLSSGYFIEPVSQCLEAMGFAIPRERWFSNLATKGNTGSASPYIMLDELFRSGRIKPGHKLLMFVPESGRFSSGFIYLEAI, encoded by the coding sequence ATGACGACTGATGTCTTTCTGACCCGCACTGCCGCCTTTCTGCCCTTTTCCCCGGTCAGCAATGAAGACATCGAAGACGTTCTCGGTCGCATCGGCGGCAAGGCTTCGCGAGCGCGGCGGCTGATTCTTCGCAGCAACGGCATCCAGTCGCGCCATTACGCGATCGACCGGGCCACTGGCCAGCTCGCCATGAGCAACGCGCAGCTCACCGCTTCGGCCATCCGGGCGCTGGGCAGCGACATCGGCCCGGTCGACTGCCTGGTTACCGGCACGTCGCTGCCCGACCAGCTGATGCCCAACCACGCGGTCATGGTGCACGGCGAGCTCGGCTGGCCGCGGCTCGAAGTGGTGGCTTGCGCGGGCATCTGCCTGGCGGGCACCACGGCGCTCAAGCACGCCTGGCTCTCGGTGCGTTCAGGCGACGCCCGCCGTGCGGTTGCCACGGGCTCCGAATTGGCCTCTGCAGTGATGCGCGGCTCCCGCTTCGAGGCCGAGCTGGAGCACAAGCTGCAGGCGCTCGAGGAGCGGCCCGAGATCGCTTTCGAAAAAGATTTTCTGCGCTGGATGCTCTCCGACGGCGCCGGCGCCGTGCTGCTCGAGCGCGAGCCGCGCGGCCCGTTGTCGCTGCGCGTGGAGTGGATCGACCTGTCTTCCGCCGCGCACGAACTGCCGGTGTGCATGTATGCGGGCGCCGACAAGAACACCGAAGGCGGCCTGGACGGCTGGGCGCGCACCGCGCCTGAAGACTGGCAGCGCGAGTCGACCTTTGCCGTGAAGCAGGACGTGCGCCTGCTCAACGAGAACATCGTTCGCGCCACACTGGGCGAGCCGCTGGTAGCCATCATTGAGAAGCGGGGCCTGAGGGCTGCCGATGTCGACTGGTTCCTGCCGCACCTCTCGTCGGGCTATTTCATCGAACCCGTGAGCCAATGCCTGGAAGCCATGGGTTTTGCCATTCCGCGCGAACGCTGGTTCAGCAATCTTGCGACCAAGGGCAACACCGGCTCGGCATCGCCCTACATCATGCTCGACGAGCTGTTCCGTTCGGGCCGCATCAAGCCCGGCCACAAGCTGCTGATGTTCGTGCCCGAAAGCGGCCGCTTCTCCAGCGGCTTCATCTACCTGGAAGCCATCTAA
- a CDS encoding ABC transporter substrate-binding protein, whose protein sequence is MKLRYTALAAAMVLALSACGKKDEPAAQAPASTPAPAPAAAPAAATPAAAPAAPDAAAKWIDSEFQPSTLSKTQQAEELKWFVDAAAKLKAKGVNEISVVSETITTHEYESKTLARAFEEITGIKVKHDLIQEGDVVEKLQTSMQSGKSIYDGWISDSDLIGTHYRYGKMMNLTDYMAGPGKEFTNPGLDVADFIGTKFTTAPDGKLYQLPDQQFANLYWFRADLFDRPDLKEKFKAKYGYDLGVPLNWSAYEDIAEFFSVDVKNIDGKPIYGHMDYGKKDPSLGWRFTDAWLSMAGTADIGIPNGLPIDEWGIRVADDKCTPVGAAVSRGGATNSPAAVYALTKYVDWMKKYAPREATGMTFGEAGPVPAQGQIAQQIFWYTAFTADMVKPGLPVVNADGTPKWRMAPGPNGPYWKQGMQNGYQDVGSWSFFKGHDENKTAAAWLYAQFVTSKTVSLKKTVVGLTPIRESDIKSQAMTDMAPKLGGLVEFYRSPARVAWSPTGTNVPDYPKLAQLWWKNVAEAVTGEKTPQKAMDTLADEMDDVMARLERAGMDKCAPKLNPKGDPAKWLSDQHAPWKKLANEKPKGETIEYNKLLTAWKEGKVR, encoded by the coding sequence ATGAAGTTGCGCTACACCGCGCTCGCGGCCGCTATGGTGCTGGCACTGTCGGCCTGCGGAAAGAAGGACGAGCCTGCAGCCCAGGCTCCGGCAAGTACCCCGGCACCGGCTCCGGCAGCGGCGCCCGCCGCGGCCACTCCGGCAGCGGCACCGGCGGCGCCCGATGCGGCGGCCAAGTGGATCGACAGCGAATTCCAGCCGTCGACTCTCAGCAAGACGCAGCAGGCGGAAGAACTGAAATGGTTCGTCGACGCCGCGGCGAAGCTCAAGGCCAAGGGGGTGAACGAGATCTCCGTGGTCTCCGAAACCATCACCACGCATGAATACGAATCGAAGACGCTGGCCCGCGCCTTCGAGGAAATCACCGGCATCAAGGTGAAGCACGACCTGATCCAGGAAGGCGACGTGGTCGAGAAGCTGCAGACCTCCATGCAGTCGGGCAAGTCGATCTACGACGGTTGGATTTCGGACTCGGACCTGATCGGTACCCACTACCGCTACGGCAAGATGATGAACCTGACCGACTACATGGCAGGCCCCGGCAAGGAGTTCACCAACCCCGGCCTCGACGTTGCCGACTTCATCGGCACCAAGTTCACCACCGCTCCGGACGGCAAGCTCTACCAGCTGCCCGACCAGCAGTTTGCCAACCTGTACTGGTTCCGCGCCGACCTGTTCGACCGCCCCGACCTGAAGGAAAAATTCAAGGCCAAGTACGGCTACGACCTGGGCGTGCCGCTCAACTGGAGCGCCTACGAGGACATCGCCGAGTTCTTCAGCGTGGATGTGAAGAACATCGACGGCAAGCCGATCTACGGCCACATGGACTACGGCAAGAAGGACCCGTCGCTGGGCTGGCGCTTCACCGATGCGTGGCTCTCGATGGCTGGCACCGCCGACATCGGCATTCCCAACGGCCTGCCGATCGACGAGTGGGGCATTCGCGTGGCCGACGACAAGTGCACGCCGGTAGGCGCGGCCGTGTCGCGCGGCGGCGCCACCAACTCGCCGGCGGCCGTGTATGCGCTCACCAAGTATGTGGACTGGATGAAGAAGTACGCGCCGCGCGAAGCCACGGGCATGACCTTCGGCGAAGCCGGCCCCGTGCCCGCCCAGGGCCAGATCGCGCAGCAGATCTTCTGGTACACGGCCTTCACGGCGGATATGGTCAAGCCGGGCCTGCCGGTGGTCAACGCCGACGGCACGCCCAAGTGGCGCATGGCCCCGGGACCGAACGGCCCCTACTGGAAGCAGGGCATGCAGAACGGCTACCAGGACGTGGGTTCGTGGTCGTTCTTCAAGGGCCATGACGAGAACAAGACCGCGGCAGCCTGGCTGTACGCGCAGTTCGTCACCTCCAAGACGGTGTCGCTCAAGAAGACCGTGGTGGGACTGACGCCGATCCGCGAATCGGACATCAAGTCGCAGGCAATGACCGACATGGCGCCCAAGCTGGGCGGCCTGGTCGAGTTCTACCGCAGCCCGGCCCGCGTGGCATGGTCGCCGACCGGTACCAACGTGCCCGACTATCCGAAGCTGGCCCAGCTCTGGTGGAAGAACGTGGCCGAGGCCGTGACCGGCGAGAAGACGCCGCAGAAGGCAATGGACACGCTGGCCGACGAGATGGACGACGTGATGGCCCGCCTGGAGCGCGCAGGCATGGACAAGTGCGCGCCCAAGCTCAACCCGAAGGGCGACCCGGCCAAGTGGCTGAGCGACCAGCACGCCCCCTGGAAGAAGCTGGCCAACGAGAAGCCGAAGGGTGAAACCATCGAGTACAACAAGCTGCTCACCGCCTGGAAGGAAGGCAAGGTGCGCTGA
- a CDS encoding BtrH N-terminal domain-containing protein: MKFEHQQAAHCESGVISNLMRHHGVPMTESMALGLSSALSFAYLPFIKLSGLPLISYRMPPKAIIKGLLAPMAARFRFETFRSPEAGAQRLDALLADGQLVGLQTSVYWLPYFPPNMRFHFNAHNLLVYGKEGDDYLISDPVFEEPVRCASADLSRARFAKGVLAPKGLMYYPQAIERKAVDAASVTKAIRKTVRNMLAPIPIVGVRGMRTLASRMQKLPSGDPRSVDFIGHVVRMQEEIGTGGAGFRFIYAGFLQEAAVLLDKPQLQQMSERLIAIGDGWRAFALKAARMVKGREPVDPAALADRLREQAQQEETFFRDLKAAVA; this comes from the coding sequence GTGAAATTCGAACACCAACAAGCGGCACACTGCGAAAGCGGCGTGATCTCGAACCTGATGCGCCACCACGGCGTGCCCATGACCGAGAGCATGGCGCTCGGCCTTTCGTCGGCGCTGTCGTTCGCCTACCTGCCGTTCATCAAGCTGTCGGGCCTGCCGCTCATCTCGTACCGCATGCCGCCCAAGGCCATCATCAAGGGCCTGCTGGCCCCGATGGCCGCGCGCTTTCGCTTCGAGACCTTTCGCAGCCCCGAAGCCGGCGCACAGCGCCTCGACGCCTTGCTGGCCGACGGGCAGCTCGTGGGTTTGCAGACCTCGGTCTACTGGCTGCCGTACTTTCCGCCCAACATGCGCTTTCACTTCAACGCGCACAACCTGCTGGTGTACGGCAAGGAGGGCGACGACTACCTGATCAGCGACCCCGTGTTCGAAGAGCCGGTGCGCTGCGCCAGTGCAGACCTGTCGCGCGCGCGCTTCGCCAAGGGCGTGCTCGCGCCCAAGGGCCTCATGTACTACCCGCAGGCCATCGAGCGCAAGGCAGTCGACGCTGCATCGGTCACAAAGGCGATCCGCAAGACCGTGCGCAACATGCTGGCGCCCATTCCGATCGTCGGCGTGCGCGGCATGCGCACGCTGGCCAGCCGCATGCAGAAGCTCCCGTCCGGCGATCCGCGCAGTGTCGACTTCATCGGCCATGTGGTGCGCATGCAGGAAGAAATCGGGACCGGCGGGGCAGGGTTCCGATTCATCTATGCCGGCTTTCTGCAGGAGGCGGCGGTACTGCTCGACAAGCCGCAGCTGCAGCAGATGTCCGAACGGCTCATCGCCATCGGCGACGGCTGGCGCGCGTTCGCGCTCAAGGCGGCGCGCATGGTGAAGGGGCGCGAGCCGGTCGATCCTGCCGCGCTGGCCGATCGTCTGCGTGAACAGGCTCAGCAGGAAGAAACCTTCTTTCGCGATCTGAAGGCTGCTGTTGCTTGA
- a CDS encoding carbohydrate ABC transporter permease: MDAVNKPINQKAWWLVLPVLICVAFSAIVPLMTVVNYSVQDIISPERRVFVGTEWFAAVMRDGELHAALWRQLGFSLSVLAVEIPLGIALALSMPATGWKSSAVLVVVALSLLIPWNVVGTIWQIYGRADIGLLGHALQKMGINYSYTGDATDAWLTVLMMDVWHWTPLVALLCFAGLRSIPDAYYQAARIDGASKFAVFRYIQLPKMRGVLMIAVLLRFMDSFMIYTEPFVLTGGGPGNATTFLSQYLTQKAVGQFDLGPAAAFSLIYFLIILLLCFILYNWMQRVGTQKAEVEQ; encoded by the coding sequence ATGGACGCCGTGAACAAACCCATCAACCAGAAGGCCTGGTGGCTGGTGCTGCCGGTGCTGATCTGCGTCGCTTTCTCGGCCATCGTGCCACTGATGACGGTGGTCAACTATTCGGTGCAGGACATCATCTCGCCCGAGCGCCGCGTTTTCGTCGGCACCGAGTGGTTTGCCGCCGTCATGCGCGACGGCGAACTCCACGCTGCCCTCTGGCGCCAGCTCGGCTTCTCGCTGTCGGTGCTCGCGGTCGAGATTCCGCTGGGCATTGCGCTCGCGCTCTCGATGCCTGCTACCGGATGGAAGTCGTCGGCGGTGCTGGTGGTGGTGGCGCTCTCGCTGCTCATTCCGTGGAACGTGGTCGGAACCATCTGGCAGATCTACGGCCGCGCCGACATCGGGCTCTTGGGCCATGCGCTGCAGAAGATGGGCATCAATTACAGCTACACCGGCGACGCGACCGATGCATGGCTTACCGTGCTGATGATGGACGTGTGGCACTGGACGCCGCTGGTGGCGCTGCTGTGCTTTGCAGGCCTGCGCTCGATTCCCGATGCGTACTACCAAGCCGCGCGCATCGATGGAGCCAGCAAGTTCGCGGTGTTCCGCTACATACAGCTGCCCAAGATGCGCGGTGTGCTGATGATCGCGGTGCTGCTGCGGTTCATGGACAGCTTCATGATCTACACCGAACCGTTCGTGCTGACGGGCGGCGGGCCGGGCAACGCGACCACCTTCCTGAGCCAGTACCTCACGCAGAAGGCGGTCGGCCAGTTCGACCTGGGCCCGGCGGCGGCTTTCTCGCTGATTTATTTCCTGATCATCCTGCTGCTGTGCTTCATCCTCTACAACTGGATGCAGCGCGTCGGTACCCAGAAGGCGGAGGTGGAGCAATGA
- a CDS encoding DUF2160 domain-containing protein, with protein MFAWMSWTTPVAVFFICIALMLVGMTVWEIKSPTTLRRGWLPIETTRGDRLFIGLLSAAYINLIYIGLAEWAKSAMTLQAEPSIWIGFVFSMLVLALIMRKG; from the coding sequence ATGTTTGCCTGGATGTCCTGGACCACTCCGGTGGCCGTGTTCTTCATCTGCATCGCTCTCATGCTGGTCGGCATGACGGTGTGGGAGATCAAGTCGCCCACCACGCTGCGGCGCGGCTGGCTGCCGATCGAGACCACGCGCGGCGACCGTTTGTTCATCGGGCTGCTCTCGGCGGCCTATATCAACCTGATTTACATCGGCCTTGCGGAATGGGCGAAATCCGCAATGACGCTGCAGGCCGAGCCTTCGATCTGGATCGGCTTTGTGTTTTCGATGCTGGTGCTCGCGCTGATCATGCGCAAGGGCTAG
- the glpD gene encoding glycerol-3-phosphate dehydrogenase, whose product MKRRENTMAPSSDLSHEPTGPSSVSDFSSNSPLPATDCDVLIVGGGINGCGIARDLAGRGWRVVLCEKDDLASHTSSSSTKLIHGGLRYLEYYEFSLVRKALQEREVLLKSAPHIMWPLRFVMPHDPSMRPGWMIRIGLFMYDHLAKREVLPGSRSIDLRSHAAGAPLKPQFKRGFVYSDGWVDDARLVVLNAVDARARGAEVLTRTRCVHAQRDAEGWTATLEAADGGIRVVRARAVVNAAGPWAESFLRGVAQSAKGEALATRHLRLVKGSHIVVRRLFEHDHAYIFQNPDKRIIFAIPYQDEFTLIGTTDIELNADDPGAARIADEEISYLCTQASRYFEKPIVPADVVWTYSGVRPLLDDASGDPSAVTRDYMLESNTTAAPLLSVWGGKITTFRKLAEDAADEVGKMLGQPNAQRPAWTDGAFLAGGDLSGWIGAPKRPNDDFERFVAAVQARYPWLDAKLARRLARAYGARVAELLGDAQSMADLGEAVAPGLHERELRFLQESEWAMSADDVLWRRSKLGLRYTAEERAQVAAWLQAHAKNNSNTINRER is encoded by the coding sequence ATGAAAAGACGCGAAAATACAATGGCGCCCTCCAGTGATTTAAGTCACGAACCAACGGGCCCATCTTCTGTGAGCGATTTCTCCTCCAATTCGCCTCTGCCGGCAACCGATTGCGATGTGCTGATCGTCGGCGGCGGCATCAACGGGTGCGGCATTGCGCGCGACCTGGCCGGCCGGGGCTGGCGCGTGGTGCTGTGCGAAAAGGACGATCTCGCCTCGCACACGTCTTCCTCGTCGACCAAGCTCATCCACGGTGGGTTGCGCTACCTGGAGTATTACGAGTTCTCGCTCGTGCGCAAGGCGCTGCAGGAGCGCGAAGTGCTGCTCAAGAGCGCGCCGCACATCATGTGGCCGCTGCGCTTCGTCATGCCGCACGACCCGTCGATGCGGCCGGGCTGGATGATCCGCATCGGCCTTTTCATGTACGACCACCTTGCCAAGCGCGAAGTGCTGCCGGGCTCGCGCAGCATCGACCTGCGCAGCCATGCGGCCGGCGCACCGCTCAAGCCGCAGTTCAAGCGCGGCTTCGTCTATTCGGATGGCTGGGTCGACGACGCGCGGCTGGTGGTGCTCAACGCGGTCGACGCCCGGGCGCGCGGCGCCGAGGTGCTCACGCGCACCCGCTGCGTCCATGCGCAGCGCGACGCGGAAGGCTGGACGGCCACGCTCGAAGCCGCGGATGGCGGCATCCGCGTGGTGCGTGCCCGTGCCGTGGTCAATGCGGCGGGGCCGTGGGCGGAATCTTTCCTGCGCGGCGTGGCGCAGTCGGCCAAGGGCGAGGCGCTGGCCACCCGGCACCTGCGGCTGGTCAAGGGCAGCCACATCGTGGTGCGGCGCCTGTTCGAGCACGACCATGCCTACATCTTCCAAAACCCTGACAAGCGCATCATCTTCGCGATTCCGTACCAGGACGAGTTCACGCTGATCGGCACCACCGACATCGAACTGAACGCCGACGATCCCGGCGCGGCGCGCATTGCCGACGAAGAGATTTCCTATCTCTGCACCCAGGCCAGCCGGTATTTCGAAAAGCCGATCGTGCCGGCCGATGTGGTCTGGACCTACTCAGGAGTGCGCCCGCTGCTCGACGATGCCTCGGGAGACCCGTCGGCCGTGACGCGCGACTACATGCTCGAGTCCAACACCACCGCGGCGCCGCTGCTGTCGGTGTGGGGCGGCAAGATCACCACCTTTCGCAAGCTGGCCGAAGACGCGGCCGACGAAGTCGGCAAGATGCTCGGGCAGCCGAACGCACAACGCCCGGCCTGGACCGACGGCGCCTTTCTTGCGGGCGGCGATCTCTCCGGGTGGATCGGCGCACCGAAGCGCCCGAACGACGACTTCGAACGCTTCGTGGCCGCTGTGCAGGCCCGCTACCCATGGCTCGATGCCAAGCTTGCGCGGCGCCTCGCACGCGCCTATGGTGCGCGCGTGGCCGAACTGCTTGGCGATGCGCAGTCCATGGCCGATCTGGGCGAGGCCGTGGCGCCGGGGCTTCATGAGCGCGAACTGCGGTTTCTGCAGGAAAGCGAATGGGCCATGAGCGCGGACGACGTGCTTTGGCGCAGGTCGAAGCTCGGCCTGCGCTACACGGCCGAAGAACGCGCGCAGGTGGCCGCCTGGCTGCAGGCGCATGCAAAGAACAACAGCAACACGATCAACCGGGAGCGCTGA